The Cerasicoccus sp. TK19100 genome window below encodes:
- a CDS encoding TetR/AcrR family transcriptional regulator — MGRTSNAKQKLIDAIIDLMWERSYGMVTIDQICQKAGVKKGSFYYFYKSKSELTMEALENYWEENIRDKLDSIFSPSKSGVQRLIDHADFKYQRTKELQREDGKILACCLFTVGQEMCNVDEELRDKVLDFMSRHERYFIAAVRDAASEGLIDTDDVEGVASSIYSCYEGMFARARIANDPEIMKDLKSSYLRILGVKQPVA; from the coding sequence ATGGGACGCACCAGCAACGCCAAGCAAAAACTGATCGACGCCATTATCGACCTGATGTGGGAGCGTTCCTATGGCATGGTGACGATCGACCAGATTTGCCAGAAGGCGGGCGTGAAGAAGGGTAGCTTTTACTACTTCTACAAGTCCAAGAGTGAGCTGACGATGGAGGCCCTCGAAAACTACTGGGAGGAGAACATCCGCGATAAGCTGGATTCTATCTTTTCGCCCAGTAAGAGCGGGGTGCAGCGCCTTATTGATCACGCGGATTTTAAGTATCAGCGCACGAAGGAACTCCAGCGGGAAGATGGAAAAATACTGGCCTGCTGCCTGTTTACCGTTGGCCAGGAAATGTGCAATGTGGACGAAGAACTACGGGACAAAGTCCTGGATTTCATGTCCCGGCACGAGCGCTATTTTATCGCCGCGGTGCGAGACGCCGCCAGCGAAGGACTCATCGATACAGATGATGTCGAAGGAGTCGCCTCTAGCATTTATAGCTGCTACGAAGGCATGTTTGCCCGGGCCCGCATTGCGAATGACCCGGAAATCATGAAGGACCTCAAGTCCAGCTACCTCCGCATTCTTGGAGTCAAACAGCCTGTCGCGTAA
- a CDS encoding efflux RND transporter permease subunit yields the protein MSGGGATTDPDPRGGTIGWMARNPIAANLLMVILLFGGLGTAYFMQKEVLPESQLDVVQVRVQYPGAAPAEVEQGILMPVEETVRGVDGIKEITSVAREGSGTVTIELVSGTDRMRAFQDVDQAVSRIRTFPDDIEEPEVSLQSQQREVLEVVLYGNVDTWMLRKLGEQLRDRFISDPRITQIELGRAADYVTHVEISRAKLREYKLTLGDVADIIERSSDDVAAGSVETRTGEILLRVNERKQWAEEFGDIEILASPTGASVRLADIATIYDGFEEGSFHSQFNQTPSMELNIFRIGNQSPLEIAEAVEEIMADFEQTLPDGVLWRIDSNAAEEYSQRLSLLVENGLMAAVIVLGILAIFLELRLAFWVMMGMSISFIGGIMFLPLIDVSINMVSMFAFIVVLGIVVDDAIVVGENIYEYRQQGMDFMTAAIRGAKEISGPVVFSIITNIVAFIPLLFIPGTTGKFWWPLPAVVIVVLTVSLFEALYILPAHLGHVKEGGHGNKVGAKLHRVQQKFSNGFSWLINTHYRRLLDLSLRNRYITIALAVALFFVVGNYATSSHMGMINMPEVPADEIEAGIRLPVGITPDQSARMAEDVTAATRRMFDEHNLDRVAEGIKTNVRRGNFIDVEIVMRPPDEHDMTAAEVIQLWRDEIGDIPGVDQITFEAESGPGGWRKDISIDLSHNDIETLARASKEFVERARAFNNTVDVNDNYNKGKKQIDFKLRPEGRALGLTSSDVGQQVRDAFYGALAKRQLRGTNEIEVRVKLPLEERKDLHNLEDLVIQAPDGTEVPLLDVVDVSYGEAFTSINRRDGRRVVEVSMNVEPKRAMGQVVDAFQKETLPQLRADFPGLTWTFEGSQAEMAESKQVLYGGLGLALFVIYALLAVAFGSYMQPLIVLIAIPFGAIGAVIGHMILGYDLSLISLMGIIALAGVVVNDSLIMVDFANRKRSEMSAFEAVRQAGLRRFRPIALTTFTTAGGLIPIIMERSLQAQYLIPMAISLGAGIVFATAIILLLVPCLYMALEDAKEFLGLTSGE from the coding sequence ATGAGCGGCGGCGGAGCAACGACGGACCCGGACCCGCGGGGCGGCACCATCGGCTGGATGGCGCGGAATCCAATCGCGGCAAATTTGCTGATGGTCATCTTGCTCTTTGGTGGGCTGGGCACGGCTTATTTCATGCAGAAGGAGGTGTTGCCCGAGTCACAGTTGGACGTTGTCCAAGTGAGAGTGCAATATCCGGGAGCCGCGCCGGCGGAGGTCGAGCAAGGCATCCTCATGCCAGTCGAGGAAACGGTGCGCGGTGTCGACGGCATCAAGGAAATTACCTCGGTGGCGCGGGAGGGCTCGGGCACCGTTACGATTGAACTGGTCAGCGGCACCGATCGCATGCGCGCGTTTCAGGATGTTGATCAGGCGGTGAGCCGCATCCGAACATTTCCCGACGACATTGAGGAGCCGGAAGTTTCACTGCAAAGCCAACAGCGCGAAGTGCTCGAAGTAGTGCTCTATGGCAACGTCGATACCTGGATGCTGCGCAAGCTTGGCGAGCAACTGCGCGACCGGTTTATCAGCGATCCGCGCATCACGCAGATTGAGTTGGGACGCGCGGCGGACTATGTGACGCACGTGGAAATTTCGCGCGCCAAACTGCGCGAGTACAAGCTCACCCTGGGCGACGTGGCTGACATCATTGAGCGCAGTAGTGACGACGTGGCGGCAGGCTCGGTGGAGACACGGACCGGCGAAATTCTTTTACGCGTGAACGAGCGCAAGCAGTGGGCGGAGGAGTTTGGCGATATCGAAATCCTGGCGTCGCCGACGGGGGCCAGCGTGCGCCTGGCCGACATCGCGACGATTTACGATGGCTTCGAGGAGGGAAGCTTTCACTCGCAGTTTAACCAGACGCCGTCGATGGAGCTGAATATCTTCCGCATCGGCAATCAGTCACCGCTGGAAATCGCTGAGGCGGTGGAGGAGATCATGGCCGACTTCGAGCAGACATTGCCCGATGGTGTGCTGTGGCGCATCGACAGCAACGCGGCAGAAGAGTACAGCCAGCGCCTTTCCCTGCTCGTGGAAAACGGCTTGATGGCGGCGGTGATCGTGCTCGGGATTCTCGCCATATTCCTGGAGCTGCGCCTGGCCTTCTGGGTGATGATGGGCATGAGTATATCCTTCATCGGTGGCATCATGTTCTTACCGCTGATCGATGTGAGCATCAACATGGTGTCGATGTTCGCCTTCATCGTGGTGCTCGGTATCGTCGTGGATGACGCCATTGTCGTGGGGGAGAATATTTACGAATACCGCCAGCAAGGCATGGACTTCATGACGGCGGCCATTCGTGGCGCGAAGGAAATTTCCGGGCCGGTCGTCTTTAGTATCATTACGAACATCGTCGCGTTTATTCCGCTGCTGTTCATCCCGGGAACGACGGGGAAGTTTTGGTGGCCTTTACCCGCGGTGGTGATCGTCGTGCTGACCGTGTCGTTGTTCGAGGCGCTTTACATTCTACCGGCGCACCTTGGTCACGTGAAAGAGGGCGGGCACGGTAACAAAGTCGGCGCGAAGCTACACCGTGTTCAGCAAAAATTCTCGAACGGCTTTTCCTGGCTGATCAACACGCACTACCGGCGCTTGCTGGACCTTAGCTTACGCAATCGCTACATCACGATCGCACTCGCTGTCGCGCTGTTCTTTGTGGTGGGCAATTACGCGACGAGCTCGCACATGGGGATGATTAACATGCCCGAGGTCCCGGCAGACGAGATCGAGGCGGGCATCCGTTTGCCCGTGGGCATTACGCCAGACCAGTCCGCACGAATGGCGGAAGACGTCACCGCTGCGACGCGCCGTATGTTTGATGAGCACAATCTGGACCGTGTGGCCGAGGGCATCAAAACCAACGTCCGGCGGGGCAACTTTATCGACGTGGAAATTGTCATGCGGCCCCCGGATGAGCACGACATGACGGCGGCCGAGGTGATCCAACTTTGGCGCGACGAGATCGGTGACATCCCGGGCGTTGACCAGATAACCTTCGAGGCCGAGAGCGGACCCGGCGGCTGGCGCAAAGACATCAGCATCGACCTTTCGCATAACGACATCGAGACCCTGGCGCGCGCCAGCAAGGAATTCGTGGAGCGCGCCCGCGCTTTTAACAACACCGTCGATGTGAATGATAATTACAACAAGGGCAAGAAGCAGATCGATTTCAAGCTGCGGCCGGAGGGGCGGGCGTTGGGCCTAACCTCATCGGATGTCGGCCAGCAGGTGCGCGATGCGTTTTACGGAGCCTTGGCCAAGCGCCAACTGCGGGGCACCAACGAGATCGAAGTGCGCGTGAAGCTGCCCCTGGAAGAGCGGAAAGATTTGCACAACCTGGAAGACCTCGTCATCCAGGCCCCGGACGGGACGGAGGTGCCGCTGCTGGATGTGGTCGACGTCTCTTATGGCGAGGCGTTTACGTCGATCAATCGCCGTGATGGTCGTCGCGTGGTGGAGGTTTCGATGAATGTGGAGCCGAAGCGCGCGATGGGGCAGGTGGTGGATGCTTTTCAGAAAGAAACGCTTCCGCAACTGCGCGCGGATTTCCCCGGACTTACGTGGACCTTTGAAGGCAGCCAAGCCGAGATGGCGGAGTCGAAGCAGGTGCTTTACGGCGGCCTGGGGCTGGCGCTGTTTGTCATTTACGCGCTATTGGCGGTCGCCTTCGGCAGTTACATGCAGCCGCTGATCGTGCTGATCGCGATTCCGTTTGGCGCAATCGGAGCGGTGATCGGTCACATGATTCTGGGCTACGATTTGTCGCTGATCAGCCTGATGGGCATCATCGCGCTGGCCGGGGTGGTGGTTAATGACTCGCTGATCATGGTCGACTTCGCCAACCGCAAACGCAGCGAAATGAGCGCCTTTGAAGCGGTCCGCCAAGCGGGGCTTCGGCGTTTTCGGCCTATCGCGCTGACGACGTTTACCACCGCCGGCGGCTTGATCCCGATCATCATGGAGCGCTCGTTGCAGGCGCAGTATCTGATACCGATGGCGATCTCCCTCGGAGCGGGCATTGTCTTCGCCACGGCGATTATTCTGCTACTAGTGCCCTGTCTTTACATGGCGCTGGAGGATGCCAAGGAGTTCCTGGGGTTGACCAGCGGGGAGTAA
- a CDS encoding efflux RND transporter periplasmic adaptor subunit, whose product MAKEGETGQSPKKPLNWKLTVFVCVIIALVAVGLTVLIKSTEPSAQREGASKKTAMLVEVLEVEQGNFRPQIVVMGLVRARDDVMLSPRVSGEIIERSSNFTSGAQVRKGEMLVKIDPADYEIQVAQRESALHQAEADLAIEMGRQNVAKLDYELLDKDIVTGNENLVLRKPQLNAAKADVEAAQAMLDQAKLELERTTLRAPFDAQVLSRNVAVGSQVSPGDDLGRLVSTSRYWVTATAPLTKLPYIDFASQSEGEGSLAKIRNRTSWPTGVYREGRVDKLIGALDEGTRLARINVGVEDPLALTEANAGKPPLIIGSLLEVTIEGREIENVVRLDRAYLREDDTVWVMQDGTLNILPVVVEFRDADYVYISEGLPGDAKVVTTSLSSVVDGAPLRTQNNAGGATAQ is encoded by the coding sequence ATGGCTAAAGAGGGAGAGACCGGGCAATCCCCAAAGAAACCGCTAAACTGGAAGTTAACGGTTTTCGTGTGCGTCATCATCGCCCTGGTGGCGGTGGGCCTGACCGTGCTAATCAAAAGCACCGAGCCGAGCGCGCAGCGCGAGGGTGCCAGCAAGAAGACCGCCATGCTGGTGGAAGTGCTTGAAGTGGAGCAGGGCAACTTCCGCCCGCAAATCGTGGTCATGGGGCTGGTTCGCGCGCGGGATGACGTCATGCTCAGCCCCCGCGTGAGCGGTGAGATCATTGAGCGCTCGTCGAATTTTACCTCCGGTGCCCAAGTCCGCAAAGGCGAGATGCTCGTGAAAATTGACCCGGCTGATTATGAAATACAAGTCGCGCAGCGGGAGAGTGCGTTGCACCAGGCCGAGGCGGATTTAGCCATCGAGATGGGCCGTCAAAATGTGGCCAAGCTCGACTACGAACTGCTCGATAAAGACATCGTGACCGGCAACGAAAACCTTGTGCTGCGCAAGCCGCAGCTCAACGCTGCCAAGGCGGATGTGGAAGCCGCGCAGGCCATGCTCGATCAAGCGAAACTGGAGTTGGAGCGTACCACGCTACGCGCGCCATTTGACGCACAGGTGCTCTCACGCAATGTAGCGGTGGGCTCGCAAGTTTCACCGGGAGACGACTTGGGCCGGCTCGTGAGCACCAGCCGCTATTGGGTGACGGCGACGGCACCGCTGACGAAGCTTCCCTACATTGACTTTGCATCGCAAAGTGAAGGAGAGGGATCGCTGGCAAAAATTCGCAATCGCACCTCGTGGCCGACTGGTGTCTATCGCGAAGGCCGCGTGGATAAATTGATTGGCGCGCTCGACGAAGGCACGCGCCTGGCCCGGATCAACGTGGGCGTAGAAGACCCCCTCGCATTGACCGAAGCAAACGCGGGCAAGCCGCCGCTAATCATCGGTTCGCTGCTCGAGGTGACCATCGAAGGGCGCGAGATCGAGAACGTCGTGCGCCTGGATCGCGCCTACTTGCGGGAGGATGACACCGTGTGGGTGATGCAGGATGGCACGTTGAATATCCTGCCCGTGGTCGTGGAGTTTCGCGACGCGGACTACGTCTACATCAGCGAAGGTCTCCCGGGTGATGCCAAGGTCGTCACGACGAGTTTGAGCTCAGTCGTTGACGGCGCACCGCTGCGAACCCAAAACAACGCGGGAGGCGCGACAGCGCAATGA
- a CDS encoding efflux transporter outer membrane subunit translates to MPTRENIHYDAKPLVHFIRWGLFFIGGLLAGCVSEKEVEPPVQMPAAFSQTGVGAAPDQWWTAFNDPELNERIERSLSFNLTLEAVWLRLQEAEAVITREASSLYPSIDAVFEGEYTGGDLSSQQLGAGLTASYELDLWGRIRSLVDAERYRAQATYFDYQTAALTLTATVAATYYQLVEAQNQRDLLLEQIGVNEKVYDSLKARFSSGLIRSADILRQQQLIEATREQVIVEEARIGIFENALAVLEGLPPESGKPSLDEALPELPPMPSTGVPAELIQRRPDVQSAYFLVKAANADLAAAITNQYPRISLSASLLTVGENPSDLFGSWIRSIAGQIVAPVFDAGRRAAEVDRNEALEKRRVMEYGQVVLDALQEVEDALVREQKQVERLASIREQLRLARLSYQRLQIEYFNGVTEFLDVLTALIEEQRLQRQLLEGQRTLIEFRIALYRALAGSIETDRELVAALVKETEEEEYEAWLKRERPGNPQRNR, encoded by the coding sequence ATGCCAACACGGGAGAACATACATTACGACGCCAAGCCGTTAGTCCATTTTATCCGATGGGGATTGTTTTTTATTGGCGGATTGTTGGCAGGTTGCGTCTCGGAGAAGGAGGTGGAGCCGCCCGTGCAAATGCCAGCCGCGTTTAGCCAAACCGGTGTCGGGGCTGCCCCTGACCAATGGTGGACCGCGTTCAACGACCCGGAGCTCAATGAACGCATCGAGCGCTCGCTGTCGTTCAACCTGACGCTGGAGGCCGTGTGGCTGCGCTTGCAGGAAGCCGAGGCGGTCATTACGCGTGAGGCCTCCTCGCTCTACCCGAGCATCGATGCCGTTTTCGAGGGCGAATACACCGGTGGCGATTTGAGCTCCCAGCAGCTCGGGGCCGGGCTGACGGCCTCTTACGAGCTCGATCTGTGGGGGCGGATTCGCTCACTGGTCGATGCCGAGCGCTACCGTGCGCAGGCGACGTATTTTGATTACCAAACGGCCGCGCTCACCCTCACGGCGACGGTTGCCGCGACCTACTACCAGCTCGTCGAAGCGCAGAACCAGCGTGACTTGTTATTGGAGCAAATCGGCGTGAACGAGAAGGTTTATGATTCGCTGAAGGCGCGCTTTAGCAGTGGGTTGATTCGCAGCGCAGACATCTTGCGGCAGCAGCAATTGATCGAGGCAACGCGGGAGCAGGTCATTGTGGAAGAGGCGCGCATTGGGATCTTTGAAAACGCACTAGCCGTGCTGGAGGGCTTGCCGCCGGAGTCGGGTAAACCGTCACTGGATGAGGCCTTGCCCGAGCTGCCGCCGATGCCGTCCACGGGAGTGCCGGCGGAGCTAATTCAACGCCGTCCGGATGTGCAGTCGGCCTACTTTTTGGTGAAGGCGGCCAACGCCGATCTGGCTGCGGCAATCACCAATCAGTATCCGCGCATCTCACTGAGCGCGTCGCTGCTAACCGTTGGCGAGAATCCGTCTGACTTGTTTGGCTCGTGGATTCGGTCCATCGCCGGGCAGATCGTGGCACCGGTTTTCGATGCGGGGCGCCGCGCGGCGGAGGTGGATCGCAACGAGGCACTGGAGAAGCGACGCGTCATGGAATACGGGCAGGTGGTGCTCGATGCTTTGCAGGAAGTGGAAGACGCCCTCGTGCGCGAGCAAAAGCAAGTGGAGCGCCTCGCCAGCATTCGTGAGCAGTTGCGCCTGGCTCGCCTGTCCTACCAGCGTTTGCAGATTGAGTATTTTAACGGCGTCACCGAGTTCCTGGATGTGCTGACTGCGCTGATCGAAGAACAGCGGCTACAGCGTCAGTTGCTGGAGGGGCAGCGCACTTTAATCGAGTTCCGCATTGCGCTGTATCGCGCTTTAGCGGGAAGCATTGAAACGGACCGCGAGCTTGTTGCCGCGTTGGTCAAAGAAACCGAAGAAGAGGAGTATGAAGCATGGCTAAAGAGGGAGAGACCGGGCAATCCCCAAAGAAACCGCTAA